A stretch of DNA from Acanthopagrus latus isolate v.2019 chromosome 7, fAcaLat1.1, whole genome shotgun sequence:
TACCAATTTTTGTCTTGACATCTTAAAAGATATGACTCCTTTGAACCTGAGGGAGAAGATTTAGGACCAGAAGAAGACATCTTACCTAACTGAATTCTCCTCATCTTCCAGTTCCGTTGTGTTCTCAGGTGACGCAGGTCCAACCTTGATTTTGCAAAGTAACCTGTGGTGATCCTGGCTGCCCAGGCCTGCTGCAGGATGAACCGTTATCACATCTGACGGGTGGACTGTAGGAGGTGGACTTTGGTGGTCTGGTTGAATGTTGCTGTTGGCATCTGCCATCACAGCAGTGTCAAGAGGCTCACAGTTGAAGGACTCACATATAGAAGGTGATGGTTGACTTCTGGGTGAGATGTTCCCGATATAAAAAATCCTTCTAGAaaccgtacacacacacaaataatggGGTCAACATACCAATTTTTGTCTTGACATCTTAAAAGATATGACTCCCTTGAACCTGAGGGAGAAGTTTTAGGACCAGAAGAAGACATCTTACCTAACTGAATTCTCCTCATCTTCCAGTTCCGTTGTGTTCTCAGGTGACGCAGGTCCAACCTTGATTTTGCAAAGTAACCTGTGGTGATCCTGGCTGCCCAGGCCTGCTGCAGGATGAACCGTTATCACATCTGACGGGTGGACTGTAGGAGGTGGACTTTGGTGGTCTGGTTGAATGTTGTTGATGGCATCTGCCATCACAGCAGTGTCAGGAGGCTCACAGTTCAAGGACTCACATATAGAAGGTGATGGTTGAGGCAAGGGTTTGGGCGAGTTGGTCCCAAAATTAAATATCatactaaacacacacacacaaagaatgaGGTTAATatatcagtttttgttttgacattttcaaagaaaTGACTCCCTAGAACCTGAGGGAGAAGCTTTAGGACCAGAGGAAGTCATCTTACCAAGAGTCAGTGTCTGATGGTGTGCTCCACTGAGGTAACGGAAGATGGACGGATTGCCTCTTTTGAACATATCCTGAAGCACAAGTTCTGTGGAATGTATCAGTTGGGActactttttccttttcttcccgCTGAGGACAGATGGATGGCTTCTTTTGTGCAGATCCTGAAGCATCATTGCTGTTGAAGCTACTGGTAATGAATGGATGTTTGAGGACTTCACTAGGAGTGATCCTCTCATTCGGATCCGGTTTCAGCATGGCTTCCAGTAGCTCAAAACATTGGTCTCGCTCTACAGAGTCAGTATTGTTCCCCATCTAGTTATGGAAACAATGGTCAAATCCATGACTAGTCAAGTCATCATTGTGTTACATGAAAATACACTCAAGTCAGAATATATGTTACTTAGTACTTACTGATTTCCAATCATCCAGAGTCCTGATATTCACATGGTGGTACTTTTGTTTTGGTCCAAAATACTCCTCCTGGGTCTAAAAGAAAGGTCGATATTACATCATGCATGTATTCTTAATAAATCTAACTGAATAACTGTtaaatgtcatgaaatgttAACACGTTATCATAATTAGAGGAATGCCTAGCTAAGATGAAATAACTTTTGAAAAAGTAAcagagggtttttttggggggtacCTTGATCCTCCAGGTGTTGCTGACAGTTTTGGTGAAATACTGCGCTGTGTATATCCCATTTTCAAGAAGATGGTCCGCCGGCTGACCAATAGATTTAACAATGACGTTGATCTGGagataaaatacagtttttaatcagtttgaaCAAAGGactaccctaaccctaacacaaTGGGTGCATAATTTATTTCCATCCCTATTTTATCTGTCCTAATTTAGTTTTCTGTTAATTCTGAATTCCTTGGGGTGGCAATAAAACTGATGGTAACAGGATcaactgatgtgtgttttcgGGGCTGATTACTGATTATTGGTAATCGTGGAGACTGATGAACAATATTTAAAAGGGGTatacatttgcattaaaaatgaagtCTAAATGTCCAGATTTAGAATAACCAGTGATGTGACTAAGTACAATTTAATGAAGCACtatacttaagtacaattttgaggtattaTAAATGagaatttcctttttctgctatCATGTACATTtaaccacatttatttgatgacttcCGGTTACTTAGTTAGGTTTAAATGATTCCGTGTTTGTAGGCTATAAACGaagaacaaattaaaacaaaaagtgcaagcgaaaaaagacaagaaagcTGCCAGCTAAACCCCTCACGTCAAGAACTGAGGCTGGATTTGAAGGTAGAGGACATAGCCAACTCAATCTCTTAGTAGCAGGGGCGGCAGCAAGCTTAGATAGTCACTATAGTACATGACTTACAGCATCATATTCACAGTTTGGGGCGTGAAACATCCCTCCAGTGACTAGACTGAACATCATATTGCCCAGTGCCCACATGTCAATGGCCTCAGACAGTGGTAGGCCCAAAATAACTTCTGGGGCCCTGAAAGTGGAAAAAGAATGCAAGTCAACACATGCAAGAAACAAATTAATATGAAGcacacagctgcttttattCATAGGAAAAGATGGTAAACTACTACCTCACTCCAGTACCACTGTAGCTCGAGACCTTACCTATAGGAGAGAATCTGCACTTGCTTGCCCTGCTTCacttttgatgttttcatggCCAGTCCGAAGTCTATCACCTTGAGTTCTAGGGGTTTTCGAACGTGATCCACCAGCATTATGTTGTTTAGTTTTAAATCACCGTGGATTATCCCGATGCTCTTCAGTGCATTCAATGCTGTGGCTACCTGCAAGTACAAGGCAAGTAATACAATTCAGAGAACTGCCACTATTTAAACCGATCATTGTTTTGCTTTCTATATGGCTGAGGTCACTGTATACGTACCTGTCTGACTATGGTTCTGACTTCACTCAGCTTCATAGGGAGACGCCTGAAACTTGAAATGTACTGAAGTAAGTTCATATCCAGAGTCTCAAACACCATCGCCTTTCCAAACACGGTGTTGAATGAATCGTGAAACTTGACGATATTGTGTTGGTCGAACTTGTGCTTCATCAACTTTTTCAGCATGGAGGCCTGAGGACACACGACAAGTTTGTTATAAGATTGGTTGTTTAGAGAAAGATGGTGGGAAATAATGATGCCTGTGACACTTCAACTTCACAACAGATAGTAGTGTTAAACATTTGTCAATAGCTGTATCTTGTAACTTATCAACTTATCAACAGCACTGACAAAAAGGGAATTGCACTTTTTTGCACTTATGATTACACAATATGTATAACTGACTGCGAGTTCTAGGCACTGACTACACCGCGGACGATACAATCTTTTTTACAGCtgtgaaaagaaacatcaaACTGTAACAAACTGACTAACCTCCTGGTCATTTTGGAACTGTTTGGGGATCTTTACAGCCACCAAACATTTAGATTCCTTCAACTGGCATCTCAGGACCTTTCCATAGCTGCCTTCTCCCAGAATGTCCACAAATTTATATTTCTTGGGGAGATGTGACCAGTATGAGTGTTTGTCTACGCTCGTGTCAGGAGAGGAGCTTCCCTGACCCATTTTTCTTCTCacaaagctgaaacaaaacGGGTGAAAACAAGACAAGGCAGAAATTAAATGCTTGTATCCTTTAAAGGATCATGACAGCGTTTTCAGATCTGCTATATTTTCCATCCGGTCACACACatagcatgaaaaaaacactaaattggATGGTTACATCGACGATCGTGTATCTATGTCATGTTCCACAATTCAGTGTTTACCTGACTGTCTTGTTGAGCTCTTATCAAAACTGTGACTGTTAATGTTCAGCATCAAGTTGTTAAATCTAAGCAGCGATTTGGTGAACTTTATATTAACACTTGATCCTCTTTTTGAGCTTTGAATGCAGAAAAATATACTAGAAACAGTCGGTGGCTTCAGTAACTGACTAAAAGATCTTAATGTTGGtaatttctctcttctttccaaCTCTGGTTGTAAATGACAGGATAACAGGAGCTCTGACAGAGTGAGAAGCAGTAACTTACCGGTATCACGGTTCTAGATCGACAGTCGTCTTCTTTGGATCGATGGTTGAAATTATCCGCTAACTTGAAGGATGTGACTTGTCCAACTACTCGCAGGAAACGTCTCCCAGATCTACTTTAAACCGTGTGGTGCAGCAATTCTAAAACTTCCTTTGATGTCAAACGGAAGCgtatgaattttaaaaaagcagcagcaagtGTTCCAATATCAGCCTTAATTTTAAAGGTAAACACGGAATGTTGCATGAGCTGAGATAGACGGAACAATAACAAAAGTTGAACTTGAAGagaatagtttgtttttttatggaggATCCTACAAGATATAACCAGTGTTGTGTTTCTATAGGttgacatgttgttttattggGCGATTATTTAAGTATGCATTAATTAAACTGGATCTTTAGATCCATGCTCAGCCTCTGAGATGCTGACACCTCTGCAGCCggctgtaaataataataataataataataataataataaggtgGTAAAGAAGATATGTATGTCATCACAAGGGGCATAACCGAAGCAAGAAATAAACCTTATTCAAATTTCTGTCACAGTGAGGGGAGCAAAGAGCTGCCGACTTTAATTACtgtttaaaatagaaataaaataaatcacaaacacattcaatgTAAGATATACTTATCTTGAAAGTACATGACGAATCAATTGCataaaataccaaaatataAGGAGATACGCTCAGTgtttataaataataatcaagTGCCACTGAAAGCAATTTGGTTTGTTAAATagaaatcaaaatgtgttttagtctACCCAAGACAATCAGTCCAGTTAATCCAGCTCTGTGTTCACAATTTATCAGAATTAAATGCACTAGATCAGGGATGTGACGATTTAAGACTGGGAAAAGACATAAATGTAGGTGGAACAGTTAGCCTGGGTTAAAGTAGGATAAGTGGTCTAGAAAGTTAGCTAAAAGAAGATAAACGGgataaatggttaaaatgttgtaaaaaagtAGTTAGAGTAGTTGTGACAGTTAGCTCTAAAAGCAATGTTTAAATGGTCTAAAAACGACTGAAAGTAAtgattaaatgttcaaaatatagcTAATAAGTACTGGATAAATGGTCAACAGATTGTTAAAGTAACAGATAGATAGTAAATGGGTGAAACAGCTAAAAGTAGCTGATAAATGGTTCAAAACAAGTTGTGAATGGAGGCTAGTTGAAGCTGTTAACCTTGCTAAAAATAATGGATTTACAGGTGACACAGGTTAAAGTAATGAATTAACAGTTACCTGGTTTAAATAGGGCAGCGACACAAAATGGATACATAGTGAAATGGCAAATAGCAGCCTTAGTAATGGATAATGGTGAATTAGGCGAATAGGATAAGCTAAaagttagctaatgttacaaaacacacataagcTATAGAAGCATCCATGAGATAAGACACATTGTAGAATGACCTtcaatgtttttcatgttttcattcaacacAGTGAGTTtgactttctctcttttattttgcaggCGATGGCCCGACTTCCCCTTTTTGGTTCTGGTTCCCTCAGCAGAACTTGACGCTGCCGGCTGCTGTCAGCAGATACAGGAACTGGGACGGCAGCAGCACGGAGCCATGTTGGAGAGGGAACTGTCAGCTGTTTTGCACTGCAGGCTGCTGCCTCTGGGTGGCAATGTGTTAAAATCTAATAACACCAAGTGGAGCAGAAAAGTTtgtgaagttgaaaaaaaaaaaaatcttgtgggCACTCAAGAGCTAACATGTTATTTATCCTAATAAGAGCATGAGAGGACTGAAGTCATTCTggacaacagctgtgtgttatTTAGCCTTCTGAAACCTGCAATTTACACTACTTGAAATATATGCATTacttttaaatctgtttctAATAGAGCTTCAGGATAAGTTGGACATTTTGCTGAACATCAACACttgataaaacaaacaggacttgtgctgcagtgtgcgACGCAGACAGGATTCTTTGGCTGGTTTTCAAGCAACAGATTACACAAGATaatgccttttaaaaaaaaataataaaagcacatttttatacTTCTTTGGATCTAAACACGAGGCTTTGGGTAGTGGAGGCTAATCCCGAGCCAAAATGACAGACACTCTCAGACAGTTGCACACATCGCGCACACAAACAACGCAAGTCGTCTGCCAAAGAACCTCTTCAGCCCGAGCATTTCATCTATGAGataaaacagagctgaaataaGCTGGTTGGGTTGCCAATAGAGGCaaggggagaggagaaacagtgagagagagagagagagagagacacacacagacagacagggaggaggggggagtgaaGAGAAAGcgggagggagaaaaaagggtGATGATAAAACTCCACTGTGAGCCCTCCTGTAAGCTCAGTCAGAGCAAAAGGAGCAACTGAGACCAGAGGGACAACGGAGAGCCGACAGAAGAGGGAAGCTGCCGCCAGACAAATCAACGCTCTCTGACGTGAGACTCGCACGTGGCCTCGGACTTGCGGGGGAAGCACCTGGGCTGACACTGCCAACTGCAGAGTTTTACATTTCGTGAATAAGTGCTGAGGAAGAAACTTATGCTGTAAGGAGACAAGAAGGATCAGAAGCCGGACCTCATCCATCTCCTGGTTTTGAACACTGAACTGCTTCTTTTGATCCAGACTTTGGATCCTGCAGCGCTCTCACACCAGCGACATCCCTGCTGGAGACTGGATCCACTGCTCAGtgtgagaagcagcaggagagagctgaggggggaaaaggagaaTATTGCCCTCCATCTCTCAGCCCCCCTCCCCGGCAGCCCACCCTCATCTTCTGAcgcccctcctctctgcctcttcttttGCCCCCTGtacaccccctcctcctcctcctcctcctcctcctcctcctcctccacacctcaCCCCCCAACAGAGCAGAAAGCGTGAAAAATCTCACTAATGGGTTTATTTGCTGTCAGATCTGCGCCGATCTGTCATTCCCTTGGACCATTCTGCTTGACACATTTCATAGTTGAGTAAGCCTCCTGGCTTCTCTGGCTAGAGTTAACAGTGCCCCTGCAACGTTGTGCTGGCTGAGAGCTCATCAAGAAGGGGAGCAACGGCGGCAGCAGTCAGTCTGACAGTCTCTTCTTGGACGGGGAGTCCCTGAAGCTGCATTCCTCTGGTCTCCTTCTGCCCCCCGTTGggacttttgtgtttttgtgagccTCGTGGGCATCCTCAAGCTTTCTGTCCTaggcgtttttttgttttttttttgttgtttgttttttttccctcagggACTCTTGGGTTCTGATTGTCAAATAGTGTGAAGATGTGGTGTGGGGCCGGGCCTCTGGCGGTGgtggctgcagtgttttggaCTCAGTGTGTCCTCCTGGACGGGGTGGAAGccaagaaggagagaaagaggccaAAGGAGGCCATCccaccacaacacacagagaCCTTCAACACCACGCTCTCCAACAGCGAAGAGGTCGGTGGAAGCATCAAGGTAGTGACAAAATCTCTCCTGAAGTTTGTTATATTTGTGACGATATTGCATGTAGAAAAACAATCGTGCAGTTTAAAGTTTGAGGTCAACCTGCAGATGTGTAAGACAATATATACGGGACGAGTGAAGGTAAAAGCTAAGACAGGACAGGTGTGCCCCTCCAGGTCAAGCctcagacagggagacagaccGAAATGTGTGAAACCCTAAATGGATGACTTCGGAGGTATGCGAGGAATGCGGACATCTAAAGGCTGATCAATGCATCAATTAGTGCACGCTGCGGGTGTCTGCCACCAATTTTCCAGCCTATGAGAACGAATCGGCATGCAGAGAGAACAGGCGTGAGGATAGTGTGAAGCGGTCGTGTCACGTTTCACAGCATTATCCTGTTAAAgtatttgtaaaaaaagaacaaaaaaactttaaaatatgaaCTAAAATTGCACTAAAAGTCACTTTTAGCTTATATTTAgtgaggaaacacatttttatggcctcacagaaagaaatcacagtcAAAGAATCTTGAGTTTGTAACCATAAATCATTAAGATTGTGGTAACTCCATCTCTCTGTTGAATTTTGGTCTGGAATCCatcatatttacacacatctaATTGAGCAGCCTtaggcaactataaataaaTCAGGACCGTACACCAGTGATTCATGGGAGGATGTTCACGACTATCCCGATAATGAACGCAGGATCAACTTACTGTAAAGTGTTTTTACTGCCCATCCCAAGCAGAGGAGTTTAATATGTCAGGTTCATCCCTGCAGCAGGATGTTAAGTGATGAACACAAGGTCTTAAAAATAATTCAGCTTGAGAGAATTTTGTgcagaaagcagaaaaacaaaaaaacagtcatctgTGACTGAAAGCTCCTCCATGAAAACTGCATTACAGTGGTGCAATTCCATCTTCAGGAGCAACGGTTGGCCCTTGACTCTGttatttattggtttattgCTGGTGTTGCATATTTGCGAGGGTTTTCCAACAGgctatttgttttgctttcagcCCACCCATTATGTTGGCATTCTCATATAACTCTCACTGCCCTATATACCAGCCTCCAGCTCAAAACCAGCAACCCGGCCTCTGGAATCCCAACCTTCACCGCCTTTTCCACCGCCACCAAGCAGTGAGGTCTCCTTTGTATCTTTAAGAACACATTGTAGGTGGTTGCGGCCTGGCggttgtgtttatttgacttGGTTTGCCCTGTAAAAGCAGAGGCTATGAAGGATGACCTTGTGTCAACCCTCAGGTCCGCTGCAGATTGCACCCCGCTGGGTTTTCACTCCTCCGCCGGGGGCCCACAGGGAGCCGGGTGtcttcacaaacactgtttctCCCCGAGGTCCCTCACAGGCCCGCTGCCATGATGTAACTCCTGGGAAAGTTAGGTGGGCAGATATTTAAAGACCTA
This window harbors:
- the LOC119022603 gene encoding uncharacterized protein LOC119022603 isoform X2, translating into MLKKLMKHKFDQHNIVKFHDSFNTVFGKAMVFETLDMNLLQYISSFRRLPMKLSEVRTIVRQVATALNALKSIGIIHGDLKLNNIMLVDHVRKPLELKVIDFGLAMKTSKVKQGKQVQILSYRAPEVILGLPLSEAIDMWALGNMMFSLVTGGMFHAPNCEYDAINVIVKSIGQPADHLLENGIYTAQYFTKTVSNTWRIKTQEEYFGPKQKYHHVNIRTLDDWKSMGNNTDSVERDQCFELLEAMLKPDPNERITPSEVLKHPFITSSFNSNDASGSAQKKPSICPQREEKEKVVPTDTFHRTCASGYVQKRQSVHLPLPQWSTPSDTDSCMIFNFGTNSPKPLPQPSPSICESLNCEPPDTAVMADAINNIQPDHQSPPPTVHPSDVITVHPAAGLGSQDHHRLLCKIKVGPASPENTTELEDEENSVRRIFYIGNISPRSQPSPSICESFNCEPLDTAVMADANSNIQPDHQSPPPTVHPSDVITVHPAAGLGSQDHHRLLCKIKVGPASPENTTELEDEENSVRRIFYIGNISPRSQPSPSICESFNCEPLDTAVMADANSNIQPDHQSPPPTVHPSDVITVHPAAGLGSQDHHRLLCKIKVGPASPENTTELEDEENSVRRIFYIGNISPRSQPSPSICESFNCEPLDTAVMADANSNIQPNQQSPDPTVQPSSVIMVHPAAGLGSQDHHRLLCKIKVGPASPENTTELEDEEGPVSLETQKDKMARTQPSTSTKEFFNSELPATALNTANIQPDCQGSLRKIKVLPAAPENTSELEDEEGPVSLQAGLDPISESTVKVKESDEMETKEKKKKRKKNRVQRVFAWMRKTFSCLSCNRNVMG
- the LOC119022603 gene encoding uncharacterized protein LOC119022603 isoform X3, with product MGQGSSSPDTSVDKHSYWSHLPKKYKFVDILGEGSYGKVLRCQLKESKCLVAVKIPKQFQNDQEASMLKKLMKHKFDQHNIVKFHDSFNTVFGKAMVFETLDMNLLQYISSFRRLPMKLSEVRTIVRQVATALNALKSIGIIHGDLKLNNIMLVDHVRKPLELKVIDFGLAMKTSKVKQGKQVQILSYRAPEVILGLPLSEAIDMWALGNMMFSLVTGGMFHAPNCEYDAINVIVKSIGQPADHLLENGIYTAQYFTKTVSNTWRIKTQEEYFGPKQKYHHVNIRTLDDWKSMGNNTDSVERDQCFELLEAMLKPDPNERITPSEVLKHPFITSSFNSNDASGSAQKKPSICPQREEKEKVVPTDTFHRTCASGYVQKRQSVHLPLPQWSTPSDTDSCMIFNFGTNSPKPLPQPSPSICESLNCEPPDTAVMADAINNIQPDHQSPPPTVHPSDVITVHPAAGLGSQDHHRLLCKIKVGPASPENTTELEDEENSVRRIFYIGNISPRSQPSPSICESFNCEPLDTAVMADANSNIQPDHQSPPPTVHPSDVITVHPAAGLGSQDHHRLLCKIKVGPASPENTTELEDEENSVRRIFYIGNISPRSQPSPSICESFNCEPLDTAVMADANSNIQPDHQSPPPTVHPSDVITVHPAAGLGSQDHHRLLCKIKVGPASPENTTELEDEENSVSLETQKDKMARTQPSTSTKEFFNSELPATALNTANIQPDCQGSLRKIKVLPAAPENTSELEDEEGPVSLQAGLDPISESTVKVKESDEMETKEKKKKRKKNRVQRVFAWMRKTFSCLSCNRNVMG
- the LOC119022603 gene encoding uncharacterized protein LOC119022603 isoform X1, with the translated sequence MGQGSSSPDTSVDKHSYWSHLPKKYKFVDILGEGSYGKVLRCQLKESKCLVAVKIPKQFQNDQEASMLKKLMKHKFDQHNIVKFHDSFNTVFGKAMVFETLDMNLLQYISSFRRLPMKLSEVRTIVRQVATALNALKSIGIIHGDLKLNNIMLVDHVRKPLELKVIDFGLAMKTSKVKQGKQVQILSYRAPEVILGLPLSEAIDMWALGNMMFSLVTGGMFHAPNCEYDAINVIVKSIGQPADHLLENGIYTAQYFTKTVSNTWRIKTQEEYFGPKQKYHHVNIRTLDDWKSMGNNTDSVERDQCFELLEAMLKPDPNERITPSEVLKHPFITSSFNSNDASGSAQKKPSICPQREEKEKVVPTDTFHRTCASGYVQKRQSVHLPLPQWSTPSDTDSCMIFNFGTNSPKPLPQPSPSICESLNCEPPDTAVMADAINNIQPDHQSPPPTVHPSDVITVHPAAGLGSQDHHRLLCKIKVGPASPENTTELEDEENSVRRIFYIGNISPRSQPSPSICESFNCEPLDTAVMADANSNIQPDHQSPPPTVHPSDVITVHPAAGLGSQDHHRLLCKIKVGPASPENTTELEDEENSVRRIFYIGNISPRSQPSPSICESFNCEPLDTAVMADANSNIQPDHQSPPPTVHPSDVITVHPAAGLGSQDHHRLLCKIKVGPASPENTTELEDEENSVRRIFYIGNISPRSQPSPSICESFNCEPLDTAVMADANSNIQPNQQSPDPTVQPSSVIMVHPAAGLGSQDHHRLLCKIKVGPASPENTTELEDEEGPVSLETQKDKMARTQPSTSTKEFFNSELPATALNTANIQPDCQGSLRKIKVLPAAPENTSELEDEEGPVSLQAGLDPISESTVKVKESDEMETKEKKKKRKKNRVQRVFAWMRKTFSCLSCNRNVMG
- the LOC119022603 gene encoding homeodomain-interacting protein kinase 1-like isoform X4, which gives rise to MGQGSSSPDTSVDKHSYWSHLPKKYKFVDILGEGSYGKVLRCQLKESKCLVAVKIPKQFQNDQEASMLKKLMKHKFDQHNIVKFHDSFNTVFGKAMVFETLDMNLLQYISSFRRLPMKLSEVRTIVRQVATALNALKSIGIIHGDLKLNNIMLVDHVRKPLELKVIDFGLAMKTSKVKQGKQVQILSYRAPEVILGLPLSEAIDMWALGNMMFSLVTGGMFHAPNCEYDAINVIVKSIGQPADHLLENGIYTAQYFTKTVSNTWRIKTQEEYFGPKQKYHHVNIRTLDDWKSMGNNTDSVERDQCFELLEAMLKPDPNERITPSEVLKHPFITSSFNSNDASGSAQKKPSICPQREEKEKVVPTDTFHRTCASGYVQKRQSVHLPLPQWSTPSDTDSCMIFNFGTNSPKPLPQPSPSICESLNCEPPDTAVMADAINNIQPDHQSPPPTVHPSDVITVHPAAGLGSQDHHRLLCKIKVGPASPENTTELEDEENSVSLETQKDKMARTQPSTSTKEFFNSELPATALNTANIQPDCQGSLRKIKVLPAAPENTSELEDEEGPVSLQAGLDPISESTVKVKESDEMETKEKKKKRKKNRVQRVFAWMRKTFSCLSCNRNVMG